The Anaerolineae bacterium genome includes a window with the following:
- a CDS encoding ABC transporter permease → MTSQPATPTHTPDRSTAVVELTGSRARPESLTRRTLRRFLRNRLAIVGVAGLATMILLVVFAAQIERYPYEQMDLRAAKSPPSAAHWFGTDRTGRDIWSRTIHGGRVSLSVAAAATLLSTVIGVTLGATAGYYGGKADWIISRFTDIVLTLPPIVIMLTLASFLPRSLLTLIAVIGGLSWPGTVRLVRGQFLSLREQEFVTAARCLGLSHRRIIFVHIMPNVIAPLVAMVSFTVGNAILTEAGLSFLGLGVAPPTPSWGNMLEAARNLQILRELPWMWIPPSIFTVLTVLFVNFIGDGLRDAADPTMVL, encoded by the coding sequence ATGACTAGCCAGCCCGCCACTCCAACCCACACACCGGACAGGTCAACGGCCGTGGTTGAACTGACCGGTTCGCGCGCCCGCCCGGAATCGCTGACCCGGCGGACATTGCGGCGCTTCCTGCGCAATCGGCTGGCCATCGTGGGGGTGGCCGGCCTGGCGACCATGATTCTGCTGGTCGTCTTCGCCGCCCAGATCGAGCGCTATCCCTATGAGCAGATGGACCTGCGGGCAGCCAAGTCGCCACCCAGCGCCGCGCACTGGTTCGGCACGGATCGCACCGGACGCGACATCTGGAGCCGCACCATTCATGGCGGGCGAGTCTCGCTCAGTGTGGCCGCCGCGGCCACCCTGCTCTCCACCGTCATCGGTGTGACGCTAGGAGCAACAGCCGGTTACTACGGCGGCAAGGCGGACTGGATCATCAGCCGCTTCACCGATATCGTCCTCACCCTGCCGCCGATAGTGATCATGCTGACCCTGGCCTCGTTTCTGCCACGTTCGCTGTTAACGCTGATCGCCGTCATCGGCGGGCTGAGCTGGCCGGGGACGGTCCGGCTGGTCAGGGGACAGTTCCTCTCCCTGCGGGAGCAGGAGTTTGTCACCGCGGCGCGCTGCCTGGGGCTGAGTCACCGGCGGATCATCTTCGTGCACATCATGCCGAATGTGATCGCACCGCTGGTGGCCATGGTCAGCTTCACCGTCGGCAACGCCATCCTGACCGAGGCAGGGTTGAGCTTTCTGGGGCTGGGGGTCGCCCCGCCCACGCCCAGTTGGGGCAATATGCTGGAAGCAGCCCGCAACCTGCAGATCCTGCGCGAACTGCCCTGGATGTGGATTCCACCGTCGATATTCACCGTGCTGACGGTACTATTCGTGAACTTCATCGGCGATGGCCTGCGCGACGCCGCCGACCCCACCATGGTGCTGTAG